CAATCACAGTGAAGCGAGACCTTGAGTCCCACGTTTCGTAATTCTTAAAACGTTTtcgtatgtatatacaaactacaacaacaacttgcaaaCTTCAtgttttttatctgatcgatACGAAAATTACCAGGTATAATAAGAGTGAGTGTATAGCGTGTTGCAAATTATACTTCAAAAACATTGCTGTTTGGGGGTGTTACTTCCaagttttaaataagaattgaaatggaaactaAGTTTAACCAAATCTGTTGTGCTTCCAAGTTCTCTCATATCTAGAAccaaacacatttttaaaagaCACTTTAGAGacttcataaatataatttattttccaattttcatTCACTCGCGTCTTAAATGACTAAATGACTATTGGCTATCATTTGAATCCTCTTATACCTAGAAATAGCATAATGCTACAAAAAGCGCACATAATTAACAATAGACAAGTTTAAGACTCCTTCAATGTTATTTTGATTCCGATTTAAACTCACGGAATGTTTGAAAatttctttggcattttgtgttgtgtaatattattattatttattcaatgcATTTATAGAAACGACATCGTGCAGACAATGAGATCAATCATCGATTAATAGAAAGGCTAGAAAATGGCACGTGGACCACTGTGCGGTGGTCCGAGTTGTCAGTTGGCGACATTATAAAGGTGACCATCGATACATTTTTTCCTGCCGATTTAGTGCTATTATCCTCTAGGTAAGTCCCTTGAGTATTCCTTTTAGTCGATATACTTATGCTAAACTTATTTTTAGTGAGCCGCAGGCGATGTGCTTCATTGAAACGGCAAATTTGGATGAGAGACAAACCTAAAGATAAGGCAAGGTGTGCCATCCACAGCCAAATTACTGGAACAAAAGACTTGATGCAATTACAGGGTCGGATAGAGTGCGAACTGCCAAATCGGCAGTGTTTGATCTGCTCAGAGTGAGACTAATGTTTGCACGCTTCGATAAGATAAGAGACATCCACACGTCGTAATTGATTAATAAATGCGCTTCTTTATTCACTTATTCACTTATATACTCATTGTTCTTCTTAATCTCAATTCCACAGTGTTGTCAGCTTTTACCGTCGTTCCTCTTTGAGCAATTTAGACGATATTccaattgttttttcttacttattgCATTACTACAACAAATTCCGGATGTTTCCCCAACGGGTCGCTACACAACACTGGTCCCACTCATCTTTATACTCTCCGTTAGCGCCATTAAGGAAATCATTGAGGATATTGTAAGTAAAACAATCACAGTGAAGCGAGACCTTGAGTCCCACGTTTCGTAATTCTTAAACGTTTtcgtatgtatatacaaactacaacaacaacttgcaaaCTTCAtgttttttatctgatcgatACGAAAATTACCAGGTATAATAAGAGTGAGTGTATAGCGTGTTGCAAATTATACTTCAAAAACATTGCTGTTTGGGGGTGTTACTTCCaagttttaaataagaattgaaatggaaactaAGTTTAAACCAAATCTGTTGTGCTTCCAAGTTCTCTCATCATCTAGAAccaaacacatttttaaaagaCACTTTAGAGacttcataaatataatttattttccaattttcatTCACTCGCGTCTTAAATGACTAAATGACTATTGGCTATCATTTGAATCCTCTTATACCTAGAAATAGCATAATGCTACAAAAAGCGCACATAATTAACAATAGACAAGTTTAAGACTCCTTCAATGTTATTTTGATTCCGATTTAAACTCACGGAATGTTTGAAatttctttggcattttgtgttgtgtaatattattattatttattcaatgcATTTATAGAAACGACATCGTGCAGACAATGAGATCAATCATCGATTAATAGAAAGGCTAGAAAATGGCACGTGGACCACTGTGCGGTGGTCCGAGTTGTCAGTTGGCGACATTATAAAGGTGACCATCGATACATTTTTTCCTGCCGATTTAGTGCTATTATCCTCTAGGTAAGTCCCTTGAGTATTCCTTTTAGTCGATATACTTATGCTAAACTTATTTTTAGTGAGCCGCAGGCGATGTGCTTCATTGAAACGGCAAATTTGGATGGAGAGACAAACCTAAAGATAAGGCAAGGTGTGCCATCCACAGCCAAATTACTGGAAACAAAAGACTTGATGCAATTACAGGGTCGGATAGAGTGCGAACTGCCAAATCGGCAGTTGTATGAGTTTAATGGCGTTCTTAAGGAGTTTGGCAAGCCGTAAGTACATATTTCAATGATTGATTTAATTACTaagatattaatgaaattattgaaatttgcagCTCTGTGGCTCTTGGCAATGATCAAGTGCTTCAGCGTGGTGCAATGTTGCGGAATACCGCATGGATTTTTGGACTTGTCATCTATACGGGACATGAAACGAAGCTGATGAAGAATTCGACGTCAGCGCCCTTGAAGCGATCCACAGTTGATAAGCTGACGAACACTCAAATTCTGATGCTCTTCATGATTCTGATCTCGCTCTGCATCACAAGCGGGCTGTGCAACTTGTTTTGGACACAAAGACATTCCGCAACGGATTGGTATTTGGGTATCGGTGATTTCAAGAGCATGAATCTTGGCTACAATCTGCTGACCTTCTTTATTCTGTACAACAACCTGATACCAATATCGCTTCAAGTCACCTTGGAGCTGGTACGATTCCTGCAGGCGATATTCATCAACTATGACATTGAGATGTATCACGAGGAGTCCAATATGCCAGCCAGTGCTCGCACCTCGAATTTAAACGAGGAGCTCGGATTGATCAAGTATGTCTTCTCGGATAAAACCGGGACTCTGACGCGCAATGTGATGGTGTTCAAGAAGTGCTCGATAGCCAGGCACATTTACAAGCCGGAACGCACTCTGGAGGAATCGGAACTGGTACAGAATATACTGCGGCGCCATGAGACATCCAGTGACATTGAGGAGTTCCTTGTGTTGCTGTCCGTCTGCCATACCGTCATACCCGAGAAGAAGGACGATGGCACAATTGTCTATCATGCCGCCAGTCCGGATGAGCGTGCCTTGGTCGATGGAGCCAGGCAATTCGGTTACATCTTTGATACACGCACACCGGAGTATGTGGAGATCAATGCTCTGGGGGAGCGCAAGCGCTTCCAGGTCTTGAACGTGCTGGAATTCACGTCGACACGCAAGCGAATGTCGGTTATTGTACGCACACCGGAAGGCAATATAAAGCTATTCATGAAGGGCGCCGATTCGGTTATATATGAGCGCTTATCATCGCGGAATCAGGCGTACCGCGATGCGACATTGCAGCATTTAGAGGAGTTCGCTTCCGAAGGTTTGCGTACGCTGTGCCTCGCAGTGGCCGACATCGATCCAGAGGTGTACGAGGAATGGAATCAAACGTACCACAAGGCGGCGACATCACTGCAACAACGTGAGCGCAAGCTTGACGATGCGGCCAATCTCATTGAGATTAATCTACGTCTACTCGGCGCCACTGCCATTGAGGATCGACTGCAAGATGGTGTGCCCGAGACCATTCAAGCATTGCTCGAGGCGGGCATTTACATCTGGGTGTTGACTGGAGACAAACAGGAGACGGCCATAAACATCGGGTATTCGTGTAAACTGATTACGCACTCCATGGACATCATCATCCTGAACGAGGAGAGCCTAGATGTGAGTAAAATGCTGCACCGAACCGACTGTTCATTATGTAATcgcaatacaattttttttgcaggCCACCCGTGATGTAATTCTTCGACATGCGGGCGAGTTTAAGAGCTCAACGGCCAAGGATGCGAATGTGGCGCTGGTCATCGATGGCAAGACACTAAAGTATGCTCTGACTTGCGATTTGCGCGGCGAATTTCAGGAGCTTTGCATCATATGCCGCGTGGTCATCTGTTGTCGCGTTTCACCAATGCAAAAAGCCGAAGTCGTCGAGATGGTAACGCAGAGCACGAAGGCCGTGACCTTGGCCATCGGTGATGGAGCCAACGATGTCGCAATGATACAAAAGGCAAGCGTGGGCATTGGCATTTCTGGCCAGGAGGGACTGCAGGCTGCCTGCGCCTCCGACTATTCAATTGCCCAGTTTCGTTTCCTGCGTCGCCTGCTTCTCGTCCATGGCGCCTGGAACTATGCACGCATTAGCAAACTCATCCTCTATAGTTTCTACAAGAATGTCTGCTTATACGTGATCGAGCTGTGGTTTGCTGTCTACTCCGGATGGTCGGGTCAAATTCTGTTCGAGCGCTGGACAATCGGTCTGTACAACGTGCTATTCACAGCGATGCCCCCGTTTGCAATTGGACTCTTTGAGAAGTTCTGCACGGCCGAAACGATGCTAAAGTATCCACTGCTCTACAAACCATCGCAAAATGCGAAATTGTTTAACGTGAAAGTATTCTGGATATGGATATTCAATGCATTGTTGCACTCGGTGTTTCTCTTCTGGCTGCCGATGGCTGCGTTCAAGGATGAAGCCATTTGGTCGGATGGAAAGACAAGCGATTATTTGTTGCTGGGCAACATGGTCTACACGGTAAGAGTGTAGCATGGAataactataactatatatTAACAATTTTGCTTAAATGTTACAGTATGTCATTGTCACTGTCTGCCTGAAAGCTGGCCTGATCACAAGTTCGTGGACCTGGCTGACGCATGCAGCCATATGGGGCTCCATTGTGCTCTGGTTTACCTTTGTGCTCGTCTACAGTCACTTCTGGCCGACGTTAAAGTTTGCCAGCAACTTCGCAGGCATGGACATTCAACTGCTGTCCACACCCATCTTTTGGCTTGGTCTATTCCTGGTGCCCATTACCAGTTTGCTCATCGATGTGATTTGTAAGCTGTACGTGCGCACACTCTTAACTCGCAGTAACTGCGTATTCAATTGAAATCCATATCCCTTTGTTTATAGAGTACATAATACAGTTTTCAAGACACTCACCGATGCTGTACGTGAATCGGAAATTCAAAGCCATGATCCCTCTCAAGTGATGGAAGAATCACGATCATCGTAAGTATTTGTTGAGACGACACATTTGCTGTTCTTGCATTCCTTCTGGGTTTCCTTTGAATTGGTTAACTATTGGCAtcaaaaacaaagcattttgttagcaacaaaacaaacgaacaacaaaaatatgctacattttcaatttgaattgttgCGCATTTTCCGTTTTTTCTTTCCTAGTATTAAGTGTTGACTTGATTTTTTCCACACAACTGCAAATCTTATCTTATCATTCTGCTCACTTTCTGCGATTCCAGCTATTAATTTCCAACATTTGTTTGCACAATTAATTAACATGATTTATGATAGAGCTAATACTAGATCATTATGCATCCTAATCAGTAGTCACTTGATACCAAAAGAACCATACACGAACCACATGTAGTAACAATTGTTTgaattgtgtttgttttatgtctattgtttgttttactttactttaatcGTGTCATTATTAATGAGCAAGTAATTCCTTCTTAACAAGTAGTTGCAAGTAGTGGCATTATTTACAAAcgcaaaatttaataaaacaagaGTTTAAATAGtcaatgtatatttatatccatttatatttattgtatttatgttatacAGTCAGTCTGATCTGAGGTTGTTTAGAATCTCAGAATCGTATTCCAGAGCATAGTCTGAACTGAAAGTGTTTAAATAAGAAcactaaattattatttggtgaattatttagtttagttacCGAAGGACCTACAAGTTTTCAAAAGACATTATCCACATAAGAAAAACAGTATTTTTAAGCAGAATTTATGTTTaagaatttacaatttaatcaTAGTACTTAATTCACTGATATATCAGACTTAGTGCTATTtatcatatatacatagtacTCCACATATACATAAGCCTGTTCTGAATTCCATTACACTTGATTTCTagcgtagcatacttttcgtAGACTTGTAGAATTTTCTttctgaaattgaaatgctaaTGGAATTCGGAACAAGTCGAATAGAAAATGCATTGCACTCTTttgaataaactaaaaatatattctttagaTTAAATTATACgtaattaatttagttttgaaCGCATCTTACTGAAGATATAAATGTACACGgttgttataaaaaaattagGTGTTTAGCAGTCTCGTGtgtttttagtataaaattgcattgaaagaaacaaacacaatTATGTTTAACTGGAAGGCaacatttttagaaaaaacaaaacattaattatttcaaataaattggaattgaaattgatcaTTTATTTGAGCAACAATCATTTGAAACATATTTTCGACAAGATGTAAATTTATCTCTCTTCTATCctttattaacaataatacgaTCATGTAATTTAATGCTatgttcaaaataaaacaaaaatgcataaCCATTGTTATCAATCCCTCAACTCCCTCTCCATGCCGAATCCACCGAAAATGTGTAAACTTCTTCAACTCGAACTTGAACCATGTAAATGCAAATCTTATCAGTTTGGAATCTGGTTTTGGCCAGCCATCGAGATCCAACCACGAACTAGTCGACAGAAAACAGAACGGAGGATCAAAAAAGAGTTCGCCGTTCAAGGATGCGGACGTTCCACATCGTCAATTACgaattgaaaatttggatTTCGAAGAAGAGATCAGGGATCAACAGCACTATCGACGCAGACAACGTTGGCGAGCTGGTGCCCAAGATGACAGCGTTGGCAGCGAGATTCTGCACATGTAGAAAGCCACATAGAATATTAATGACAAAATGGTGTTTGtatatgtacaatattttatgataTAGACATTGTGTGATTTGTATGTCGTAACAATAATAAGTGTGAAATGTCTTGAATAAATGGTTAAGTTTAAGTATGTTAAGGTATTAACTTATCCACCATACGCAATAATGTATGTGCTCAGGGCGTGCTAAGCcattaacatatatataccatatccATTCGATCAATCagtaattattcatttataagtatttgcatagggaataaataaaataataaaactgtgATATTGAGTACTGTAGCATATGAATTGCGAGCAATTAGCAACTTTTTAAAATGTGacattttttcatattttatctGTCTACGACTTACGACTATGAATGTAACTTATTAGTATTCTAATATGAGGAACGCTTTTGtttcttcctctttttttaagaatattccACAGACGTAAGTATAGCATACTATTGAGagtcaaataaaattgaaagccTTTTTTATTTCGCTCCAATTTGTATACTATGCCTATTGCTTTGCGATTATTTGAAAAGGGGATTTAGTAAAAAGCTCGACAAATGCTCATGCTTATCCATAAAGTCTTTGTATTACtgtatatttgaattaaaagcTGTAGTCAACTTTTGACTGTACACATACGCGTGTATAGTATTGATTTTTTCTTATGAGCAAACATGATTATACATGTGATAAAACATACCAACGTCTCTataaatgtacaaataaaaacataaatataacgCAATCcagttaacaaaaataatcattaacaaGAATGTCTTAAATTATgtaaactaaatattatattgttatttgcatttaactgttgctgtaactttaatttaaatccaTGTTGAGTCTACTTCTTGAGCCGTCCTACATCCCTAAGCTATCCAAAATTGAACCCAACCTGAGTATTGTCATCAATTTGTGCGTAGTGAGCGCACtctaaactattattattaataatgaagGATGTTCCGTCTTCCTATCTCAAATCAATTTCACGAAATATTTCAGAGCATACTTTTTGGAGCAGATTAAAATCTAAGTCAAGTTAACATTCTTTCACACTCATTCCAATTTATTGTTCTACAAAAAGTATGCCGTGAatactttgtttatttattgtatacaatttgttgaaatatattttaaaataatgatacACATGTTCATAACAAAAAATGCGTGaataatagaaataacaaaatcaaataactcagatgattttaattaaaaattgtatgaataaagaatatttaacaaaatatgtattgaatatatattagTTTTTATAATACAATTCACCACAATGACTGCCACAACTCGCATGCAATTTATATTCCCTGAGATACATAGGAATAATTGAAATTCGGCACACCTTTGACATGCTTAATGTTTTGCACTTGTCCATATAATTTCCTATGTTTTCTATTCTGATTCTaatatgcaacaaattgaacGGAAACTATCCTTATTGACTAtctaaaaaaatgtaatgcaaTATAATGCAATCTTTTAAATacgtatttcaaattttgatgAACATTTTCTTTACGTAACTCTATATActtatttgtgtgtgcgcaGAACTATGTATGCCTTGG
This is a stretch of genomic DNA from Drosophila albomicans strain 15112-1751.03 chromosome 3, ASM965048v2, whole genome shotgun sequence. It encodes these proteins:
- the LOC117572164 gene encoding probable phospholipid-transporting ATPase IA isoform X5; translation: MSGHSPDASRNSNTISIELNRTNTTSSCNPSIASQRRRQQRAAQHRQESWFRHSMPPAVNRDFESLEHLTQRESTNGLDEQLAASLSGKLPVLSHTSIHLNSANSNLGFIDSDTPNTPVTPQSDSIAGTLSSCQPIGGADNSGRHKARNRKDSKASILSNAARGLRMTTSFLRSKRKEYEDDDEPVPFGSDVEEGEKRVIALNGPQPINYCNNRISTAKYSVVSFLPSFLFEQFRRYSNCFFLLIALLQQIPDVSPTGRYTTLVPLIFILSVSAIKEIIEDIKRHRADNEINHRLIERLENGTWTTVRWSELSVGDIIKVTIDTFFPADLVLLSSSEPQAMCFIETANLDGETNLKIRQGVPSTAKLLETKDLMQLQGRIECELPNRQLYEFNGVLKEFGKPSVALGNDQVLQRGAMLRNTAWIFGLVIYTGHETKLMKNSTSAPLKRSTVDKLTNTQILMLFMILISLCITSGLCNLFWTQRHSATDWYLGIGDFKSMNLGYNLLTFFILYNNLIPISLQVTLELVRFLQAIFINYDIEMYHEESNMPASARTSNLNEELGLIKYVFSDKTGTLTRNVMVFKKCSIARHIYKPERTLEESELVQNILRRHETSSDIEEFLVLLSVCHTVIPEKKDDGTIVYHAASPDERALVDGARQFGYIFDTRTPEYVEINALGERKRFQVLNVLEFTSTRKRMSVIVRTPEGNIKLFMKGADSVIYERLSSRNQAYRDATLQHLEEFASEGLRTLCLAVADIDPEVYEEWNQTYHKAATSLQQRERKLDDAANLIEINLRLLGATAIEDRLQDGVPETIQALLEAGIYIWVLTGDKQETAINIGYSCKLITHSMDIIILNEESLDATRDVILRHAGEFKSSTAKDANVALVIDGKTLKYALTCDLRGEFQELCIICRVVICCRVSPMQKAEVVEMVTQSTKAVTLAIGDGANDVAMIQKASVGIGISGQEGLQAACASDYSIAQFRFLRRLLLVHGAWNYARISKLILYSFYKNVCLYVIELWFAVYSGWSGQILFERWTIGLYNVLFTAMPPFAIGLFEKFCTAETMLKYPLLYKPSQNAKLFNVKVFWIWIFNALLHSVFLFWLPMAAFKDEAIWSDGKTSDYLLLGNMVYTYVIVTVCLKAGLITSSWTWLTHAAIWGSIVLWFTFVLVYSHFWPTLKFASNFAGMDIQLLSTPIFWLGLFLVPITSLLIDVICKLVHNTVFKTLTDAVRESEIQSHDPSQVMEESRSSTMYALGSILRYGYAFSQEEGGAVPQSIVIRAYDTNLPKPEGN
- the LOC117572164 gene encoding probable phospholipid-transporting ATPase IA isoform X3, giving the protein MSGHSPDASRNSNTISIELNRTNTTSSCNPSIASQRRRQQRAAQHRQESWFRHSMPPAVNRDFESLEHLTQRESTNGLDEQLAASLSGKLPVLSHTSIHLNSANSNLGFIDSDTPNTPVTPQSDSIAGTLSSCQPIGGADNSGRHKARNRKDSKASILSNAARGLRMTTSFLRSKRKEYEDDDEPVPFGSDVEEGEKRVIALNGPQPINYCNNRISTAKYSVVSFLPSFLFEQFRRYSNCFFLLIALLQQIPDVSPTGRYTTLVPLIFILSVSAIKEIIEDIKRHRADNEINHRLIERLENGTWTTVRWSELSVGDIIKVTIDTFFPADLVLLSSSEPQAMCFIETANLDGETNLKIRQGVPSTAKLLETKDLMQLQGRIECELPNRQLYEFNGVLKEFGKPSVALGNDQVLQRGAMLRNTAWIFGLVIYTGHETKLMKNSTSAPLKRSTVDKLTNTQILMLFMILISLCITSGLCNLFWTQRHSATDWYLGIGDFKSMNLGYNLLTFFILYNNLIPISLQVTLELVRFLQAIFINYDIEMYHEESNMPASARTSNLNEELGLIKYVFSDKTGTLTRNVMVFKKCSIARHIYKPERTLEESELVQNILRRHETSSDIEEFLVLLSVCHTVIPEKKDDGTIVYHAASPDERALVDGARQFGYIFDTRTPEYVEINALGERKRFQVLNVLEFTSTRKRMSVIVRTPEGNIKLFMKGADSVIYERLSSRNQAYRDATLQHLEEFASEGLRTLCLAVADIDPEVYEEWNQTYHKAATSLQQRERKLDDAANLIEINLRLLGATAIEDRLQDGVPETIQALLEAGIYIWVLTGDKQETAINIGYSCKLITHSMDIIILNEESLDATRDVILRHAGEFKSSTAKDANVALVIDGKTLKYALTCDLRGEFQELCIICRVVICCRVSPMQKAEVVEMVTQSTKAVTLAIGDGANDVAMIQKASVGIGISGQEGLQAACASDYSIAQFRFLRRLLLVHGAWNYARISKLILYSFYKNVCLYVIELWFAVYSGWSGQILFERWTIGLYNVLFTAMPPFAIGLFEKFCTAETMLKYPLLYKPSQNAKLFNVKVFWIWIFNALLHSVFLFWLPMAAFKDEAIWSDGKTSDYLLLGNMVYTYVIVTVCLKAGLITSSWTWLTHAAIWGSIVLWFTFVLVYSHFWPTLKFASNFAGMDIQLLSTPIFWLGLFLVPITSLLIDVICKLVHNTVFKTLTDAVRESEIQSHDPSQVMEESRSSFTETARLLRNVFTRRANTRVETELELSHGYAFSQEEGGAVPQSIVIRAYDTNLPKPEGN
- the LOC117572164 gene encoding probable phospholipid-transporting ATPase IA isoform X1; protein product: MSGHSPDASRNSNTISIELNRTNTTSSCNPSIASQRRRQQRAAQHRQESWFRHSMPPAVNRDFESLEHLTQRESTNGLDEQLAASLSGKLPVLSHTSIHLNSANSNLGFIDSDTPNTPVTPQSDSIAGTLSSCQPIGGADNSGRHKARNRKDSKASILSNAARGLRMTTSFLRSKRKEYEDDDEPVPFGSDVEEGEKRVIALNGPQPINYCNNRISTAKYSVVSFLPSFLFEQFRRYSNCFFLLIALLQQIPDVSPTGRYTTLVPLIFILSVSAIKEIIEDIKRHRADNEINHRLIERLENGTWTTVRWSELSVGDIIKVTIDTFFPADLVLLSSSEPQAMCFIETANLDGETNLKIRQGVPSTAKLLETKDLMQLQGRIECELPNRQLYEFNGVLKEFGKPSVALGNDQVLQRGAMLRNTAWIFGLVIYTGHETKLMKNSTSAPLKRSTVDKLTNTQILMLFMILISLCITSGLCNLFWTQRHSATDWYLGIGDFKSMNLGYNLLTFFILYNNLIPISLQVTLELVRFLQAIFINYDIEMYHEESNMPASARTSNLNEELGLIKYVFSDKTGTLTRNVMVFKKCSIARHIYKPERTLEESELVQNILRRHETSSDIEEFLVLLSVCHTVIPEKKDDGTIVYHAASPDERALVDGARQFGYIFDTRTPEYVEINALGERKRFQVLNVLEFTSTRKRMSVIVRTPEGNIKLFMKGADSVIYERLSSRNQAYRDATLQHLEEFASEGLRTLCLAVADIDPEVYEEWNQTYHKAATSLQQRERKLDDAANLIEINLRLLGATAIEDRLQDGVPETIQALLEAGIYIWVLTGDKQETAINIGYSCKLITHSMDIIILNEESLDATRDVILRHAGEFKSSTAKDANVALVIDGKTLKYALTCDLRGEFQELCIICRVVICCRVSPMQKAEVVEMVTQSTKAVTLAIGDGANDVAMIQKASVGIGISGQEGLQAACASDYSIAQFRFLRRLLLVHGAWNYARISKLILYSFYKNVCLYVIELWFAVYSGWSGQILFERWTIGLYNVLFTAMPPFAIGLFEKFCTAETMLKYPLLYKPSQNAKLFNVKVFWIWIFNALLHSVFLFWLPMAAFKDEAIWSDGKTSDYLLLGNMVYTYVIVTVCLKAGLITSSWTWLTHAAIWGSIVLWFTFVLVYSHFWPTLKFASNFAGMDIQLLSTPIFWLGLFLVPITSLLIDVICKLVHNTVFKTLTDAVRESEIQSHDPSQVMEESRSSLESGFGQPSRSNHELVDRKQNGGSKKSSPFKDADVPHRQLRIENLDFEEEIRDQQHYRRRQRWRAGAQDDSVGSEILHM
- the LOC117572164 gene encoding phospholipid-transporting ATPase IA isoform X10, with the protein product MTFRNVYKALRILWSHDDEPVPFGSDVEEGEKRVIALNGPQPINYCNNRISTAKYSVVSFLPSFLFEQFRRYSNCFFLLIALLQQIPDVSPTGRYTTLVPLIFILSVSAIKEIIEDIKRHRADNEINHRLIERLENGTWTTVRWSELSVGDIIKVTIDTFFPADLVLLSSSEPQAMCFIETANLDGETNLKIRQGVPSTAKLLETKDLMQLQGRIECELPNRQLYEFNGVLKEFGKPSVALGNDQVLQRGAMLRNTAWIFGLVIYTGHETKLMKNSTSAPLKRSTVDKLTNTQILMLFMILISLCITSGLCNLFWTQRHSATDWYLGIGDFKSMNLGYNLLTFFILYNNLIPISLQVTLELVRFLQAIFINYDIEMYHEESNMPASARTSNLNEELGLIKYVFSDKTGTLTRNVMVFKKCSIARHIYKPERTLEESELVQNILRRHETSSDIEEFLVLLSVCHTVIPEKKDDGTIVYHAASPDERALVDGARQFGYIFDTRTPEYVEINALGERKRFQVLNVLEFTSTRKRMSVIVRTPEGNIKLFMKGADSVIYERLSSRNQAYRDATLQHLEEFASEGLRTLCLAVADIDPEVYEEWNQTYHKAATSLQQRERKLDDAANLIEINLRLLGATAIEDRLQDGVPETIQALLEAGIYIWVLTGDKQETAINIGYSCKLITHSMDIIILNEESLDATRDVILRHAGEFKSSTAKDANVALVIDGKTLKYALTCDLRGEFQELCIICRVVICCRVSPMQKAEVVEMVTQSTKAVTLAIGDGANDVAMIQKASVGIGISGQEGLQAACASDYSIAQFRFLRRLLLVHGAWNYARISKLILYSFYKNVCLYVIELWFAVYSGWSGQILFERWTIGLYNVLFTAMPPFAIGLFEKFCTAETMLKYPLLYKPSQNAKLFNVKVFWIWIFNALLHSVFLFWLPMAAFKDEAIWSDGKTSDYLLLGNMVYTYVIVTVCLKAGLITSSWTWLTHAAIWGSIVLWFTFVLVYSHFWPTLKFASNFAGMDIQLLSTPIFWLGLFLVPITSLLIDVICKLVHNTVFKTLTDAVRESEIQSHDPSQVMEESRSS
- the LOC117572164 gene encoding probable phospholipid-transporting ATPase IA isoform X4 — its product is MADPNKNNGHNNPRIINGHNSQLGANATTTTTTATSPPTTTAFQAPSSLSNVSQQVQMWCQQCMRRLRGEALRHTATTGPSRQFAPDVGTNTGPAGEAPSSDDDPSSMENTEVDGAIRPQRLRQSRQNLPRENWITASKRKLLEKVGLKKPPCKDDDEPVPFGSDVEEGEKRVIALNGPQPINYCNNRISTAKYSVVSFLPSFLFEQFRRYSNCFFLLIALLQQIPDVSPTGRYTTLVPLIFILSVSAIKEIIEDIKRHRADNEINHRLIERLENGTWTTVRWSELSVGDIIKVTIDTFFPADLVLLSSSEPQAMCFIETANLDGETNLKIRQGVPSTAKLLETKDLMQLQGRIECELPNRQLYEFNGVLKEFGKPSVALGNDQVLQRGAMLRNTAWIFGLVIYTGHETKLMKNSTSAPLKRSTVDKLTNTQILMLFMILISLCITSGLCNLFWTQRHSATDWYLGIGDFKSMNLGYNLLTFFILYNNLIPISLQVTLELVRFLQAIFINYDIEMYHEESNMPASARTSNLNEELGLIKYVFSDKTGTLTRNVMVFKKCSIARHIYKPERTLEESELVQNILRRHETSSDIEEFLVLLSVCHTVIPEKKDDGTIVYHAASPDERALVDGARQFGYIFDTRTPEYVEINALGERKRFQVLNVLEFTSTRKRMSVIVRTPEGNIKLFMKGADSVIYERLSSRNQAYRDATLQHLEEFASEGLRTLCLAVADIDPEVYEEWNQTYHKAATSLQQRERKLDDAANLIEINLRLLGATAIEDRLQDGVPETIQALLEAGIYIWVLTGDKQETAINIGYSCKLITHSMDIIILNEESLDATRDVILRHAGEFKSSTAKDANVALVIDGKTLKYALTCDLRGEFQELCIICRVVICCRVSPMQKAEVVEMVTQSTKAVTLAIGDGANDVAMIQKASVGIGISGQEGLQAACASDYSIAQFRFLRRLLLVHGAWNYARISKLILYSFYKNVCLYVIELWFAVYSGWSGQILFERWTIGLYNVLFTAMPPFAIGLFEKFCTAETMLKYPLLYKPSQNAKLFNVKVFWIWIFNALLHSVFLFWLPMAAFKDEAIWSDGKTSDYLLLGNMVYTYVIVTVCLKAGLITSSWTWLTHAAIWGSIVLWFTFVLVYSHFWPTLKFASNFAGMDIQLLSTPIFWLGLFLVPITSLLIDVICKLVHNTVFKTLTDAVRESEIQSHDPSQVMEESRSSLESGFGQPSRSNHELVDRKQNGGSKKSSPFKDADVPHRQLRIENLDFEEEIRDQQHYRRRQRWRAGAQDDSVGSEILHM